From Chryseobacterium sp. IHB B 17019, one genomic window encodes:
- a CDS encoding DMT family transporter gives MNWIILIIAGLFEVAFASCLGKVKETTGTTMYFWFAGFLISLTISMLLLIKATQTLPIGTAYAVWTGIGAVGTVLMGIFFFKDPVSFWRIFFIVTLIGSVVGLKAVSSN, from the coding sequence ATGAATTGGATCATCTTAATTATCGCAGGATTATTTGAAGTTGCATTTGCGTCATGCCTGGGCAAAGTGAAAGAAACGACAGGAACGACAATGTATTTTTGGTTTGCAGGTTTCCTGATCTCATTGACTATCAGTATGCTTCTCCTAATCAAGGCCACACAAACTTTACCAATAGGCACTGCTTATGCTGTCTGGACCGGAATTGGTGCTGTAGGAACAGTTTTAATGGGGATTTTTTTCTTTAAAGATCCGGTAAGTTTCTGGAGGATTTTCTTTATTGTTACTTTAATTGGATCTGTGGTTGGTTTGAAAGCAGTTTCTTCAAATTAA
- a CDS encoding Crp/Fnr family transcriptional regulator codes for MNIDDIINNIYPLPESSISNLKKHISEVSFTKNFCLMEADKVIPHIYFIKKGIVRAYASADDKDITFWFGIEGETIVSMKSYVENKPGYENIELLENCELYKLETESLRKLFNEDIHIANWGRKFAERELVKTEELIISRQFKTALERYKDLIKHKPILLQRIQLGHIASYLGITQVSLSRIRAEIR; via the coding sequence ATGAACATCGACGACATTATAAATAATATATATCCCCTACCGGAATCTTCAATATCAAATTTGAAAAAACATATTTCAGAGGTGTCTTTTACTAAGAATTTCTGCCTGATGGAAGCTGATAAAGTTATCCCTCATATTTATTTTATAAAAAAAGGAATTGTCCGTGCCTACGCGTCTGCCGATGATAAAGACATTACATTTTGGTTCGGGATTGAGGGTGAAACTATTGTTTCCATGAAAAGCTATGTTGAAAATAAACCCGGATATGAAAATATAGAACTTCTTGAAAATTGCGAATTATATAAACTTGAAACTGAAAGTCTAAGAAAATTATTCAATGAAGATATTCATATTGCAAATTGGGGAAGGAAATTTGCTGAAAGGGAATTGGTAAAAACAGAAGAACTGATTATCTCAAGGCAATTTAAAACTGCTCTGGAACGATATAAAGATTTAATTAAACATAAACCAATCCTTTTGCAACGCATTCAGTTGGGACATATTGCGTCGTATCTGGGAATTACGCAGGTAAGTTTGAGCAGGATTAGGGCAGAGATTAGGTGA
- a CDS encoding LacI family DNA-binding transcriptional regulator, with product MKRASIKDIARIAEVSVATVSYVLNKKEGSRISEATKKKILEVAKNINYTPNKIAKSLKMSKSKLIGLIVADISNDFYSNIARSIEDEAMKLGYTLLIGSSDENPEKFRKLTELFSEQQVDGMIIAPVVDSDEAIKRLISEEYPIVTIDRYLKNVSLPGVMINNSEISEFICDHLVKKGFDEIIYVGYDTQLPHLLDRQDGFDKKIAASGVSVKRLLIGIHNITEQVHTQLKENLNLKKKTAIYFSSNKLGIAGLRYLNDNNIKVPKDVSVIAFDETEAYHLFPTEVSFVQQPLIDMAKESVKLLDSQINNYLPDGKRVTFHAKFMERNSV from the coding sequence ATGAAAAGAGCTTCCATTAAAGACATAGCCAGAATTGCAGAGGTTTCCGTAGCAACAGTTTCCTATGTTTTAAATAAAAAAGAAGGAAGCCGTATAAGTGAAGCGACCAAGAAAAAAATTCTTGAAGTAGCCAAAAATATCAATTATACACCAAATAAAATTGCTAAGAGCCTGAAAATGAGCAAAAGCAAGTTGATTGGTCTCATTGTAGCGGATATTTCAAATGACTTTTATTCCAATATTGCCCGTAGTATTGAGGATGAAGCAATGAAGCTGGGATACACGCTTCTGATCGGGAGTTCAGATGAAAACCCGGAAAAATTCAGAAAGCTGACGGAGCTTTTTTCCGAACAACAGGTTGACGGGATGATTATTGCACCGGTAGTAGATTCCGATGAAGCGATCAAAAGACTTATTAGTGAAGAATATCCCATCGTAACCATAGACCGATATTTGAAAAATGTAAGTCTTCCTGGAGTTATGATCAATAATTCTGAAATCTCGGAATTCATCTGTGATCATTTGGTGAAAAAAGGTTTTGATGAAATCATCTACGTAGGTTATGATACTCAACTTCCACATCTGCTTGACAGACAGGATGGTTTTGATAAAAAGATTGCAGCTTCAGGTGTTTCCGTGAAAAGGCTTTTGATTGGTATTCATAATATTACTGAACAAGTTCATACTCAGCTCAAGGAAAACTTAAACCTTAAGAAAAAAACTGCTATTTATTTTTCGAGTAATAAGTTAGGAATTGCAGGTTTGAGATACCTTAACGATAACAATATCAAAGTTCCCAAAGATGTTTCTGTAATTGCTTTTGACGAAACGGAAGCGTATCATCTTTTTCCAACAGAAGTGAGCTTTGTACAGCAACCATTGATCGATATGGCCAAAGAATCGGTAAAACTTCTTGACAGCCAGATAAATAACTATCTTCCGGATGGTAAAAGAGTAACTTTCCATGCTAAATTTATGGAACGGAACTCCGTATAA
- a CDS encoding carbohydrate kinase family protein: MVNDISYVVCFGEVLWDIFPEGSRAGGAPFNAAYNIHKMGINAKMLSRIGNDELGKKLTDQIKSWGITTDFIQVDEKHPTSTVIAKIDEHNEATYEIINNVAWDYIELLQEHKDLVSNADVFVFGSLSARNPKTKETLLQLLDYAKLKIFDVNFRPPFIDIELVKTLLEKADIVKMNKAEMRQIMMFLGEEYKSEDESAAFIQNHFKINEIILTKGSKGARYFVGNKNYGFNAIPITIADTVGSGDAFLSGFISKRIKNESPEEIMKQAISLGAFITSKSGACPDYEYSEFVAFRNSH, from the coding sequence ATGGTGAATGATATATCTTATGTAGTTTGTTTTGGAGAAGTCTTATGGGATATTTTTCCTGAAGGTTCGAGAGCGGGTGGAGCGCCTTTCAATGCGGCCTACAATATTCATAAAATGGGCATTAATGCAAAAATGCTCAGCAGAATCGGTAATGATGAATTAGGAAAAAAATTAACTGATCAGATTAAAAGTTGGGGGATAACTACTGATTTCATTCAGGTTGATGAAAAACATCCTACAAGTACGGTGATTGCAAAGATTGATGAGCATAATGAAGCTACCTATGAAATTATAAATAATGTAGCCTGGGATTATATTGAATTGCTGCAGGAGCATAAAGATTTAGTTTCAAATGCAGACGTTTTTGTATTCGGAAGTCTATCTGCAAGGAATCCAAAAACAAAAGAAACACTTCTTCAATTGTTGGATTATGCTAAGCTTAAGATTTTTGATGTTAATTTCAGACCTCCGTTTATTGATATTGAACTCGTTAAGACCCTGTTAGAAAAGGCTGATATTGTCAAAATGAATAAGGCAGAAATGCGTCAAATCATGATGTTTTTAGGTGAAGAATACAAAAGTGAAGATGAAAGTGCTGCTTTTATTCAAAATCATTTTAAAATTAACGAGATTATTTTAACCAAAGGAAGTAAAGGAGCAAGATATTTTGTTGGAAATAAGAACTATGGCTTTAATGCTATTCCCATCACAATTGCTGATACGGTAGGAAGTGGGGATGCTTTTCTTTCAGGTTTTATTTCTAAAAGGATTAAAAATGAAAGTCCTGAAGAAATTATGAAGCAGGCCATTTCTTTAGGAGCTTTTATCACTTCAAAATCAGGAGCATGTCCGGATTATGAATATTCGGAATTTGTAGCATTCAGGAATTCACACTAA
- the fucP gene encoding L-fucose:H+ symporter permease, translating into MKSVKFTEKKYIVVLSFVISLFFFWAIALTMGDVLNKHFQNVLHISKSESGLVQLSIFGAYALMGIPAGLFMKKFGYKMGVILGLTLFAGGCFLFVPAANMASFDFFRIALFILALGMATLETVAHPFVASLGDERTSDQRVNFAQSFNGLGAIVGPLLGGVFIFGGAVEDHSLDSVKSLYTWIGVVVLVLAMIFSFIKVPQLKDPHAEETEMLEHATGEDHHNEMVDSGAPLWKQRHFIFAVVAQFFNIAAQGGTWAFFINYGVEKMHLEESQASYYFSLSMAMMMIGRFIGTFLMRYIAPNKVLAIFTTCNIVLCLIISQSFGWVSFISLIMLNLFLSVMYPTIFSLGLKKLGGKVQQASSFLVMAMFGGAFFTPIMGKIAETDVAHAYLLPIICYVIIVLFALKLYKPKTLK; encoded by the coding sequence ATGAAATCAGTAAAATTTACGGAGAAGAAGTATATTGTCGTACTTTCATTTGTTATCTCCTTGTTTTTCTTTTGGGCAATTGCCCTCACGATGGGCGATGTTTTAAATAAACATTTTCAGAACGTCCTCCATATTTCAAAATCAGAATCAGGTTTGGTACAGCTTTCCATTTTTGGTGCGTATGCATTGATGGGAATTCCTGCCGGACTTTTTATGAAGAAGTTTGGTTATAAAATGGGAGTTATTCTGGGGCTGACTTTATTTGCCGGTGGATGTTTTCTATTCGTTCCTGCAGCAAATATGGCTTCATTTGATTTCTTCAGAATTGCACTTTTCATTCTTGCATTGGGAATGGCCACTTTGGAAACAGTAGCACATCCTTTTGTGGCTTCTCTTGGTGATGAGAGAACGAGTGATCAAAGGGTGAATTTTGCCCAGTCTTTCAATGGTTTGGGAGCGATTGTCGGACCGCTGTTGGGTGGAGTTTTTATTTTTGGAGGAGCAGTTGAAGATCATTCCTTAGATTCTGTGAAAAGCCTTTATACATGGATTGGGGTTGTAGTTTTGGTTTTGGCCATGATTTTTTCTTTTATTAAAGTTCCCCAACTTAAAGATCCTCACGCAGAAGAAACGGAAATGCTGGAGCATGCCACAGGAGAGGACCATCATAATGAAATGGTAGATTCCGGTGCACCACTTTGGAAACAGAGACATTTTATCTTTGCAGTAGTAGCTCAGTTTTTCAATATTGCAGCACAGGGCGGGACTTGGGCGTTCTTTATCAACTACGGTGTGGAAAAAATGCACCTTGAAGAAAGCCAGGCTTCTTACTATTTTTCATTAAGTATGGCCATGATGATGATCGGAAGATTTATTGGAACGTTTTTAATGAGATATATCGCTCCCAATAAGGTTTTGGCAATTTTTACGACTTGTAATATTGTACTTTGCCTTATTATTTCCCAGAGTTTTGGGTGGGTTTCATTTATCAGTTTAATTATGCTCAATCTATTTTTAAGTGTAATGTATCCTACCATTTTCAGCCTTGGTTTAAAAAAATTAGGTGGAAAAGTTCAGCAGGCTTCTTCGTTTCTGGTCATGGCGATGTTTGGAGGTGCTTTTTTCACCCCGATTATGGGGAAAATTGCAGAAACAGATGTAGCTCATGCTTATTTACTTCCTATTATTTGTTATGTGATTATCGTCTTGTTTGCTTTAAAGCTTTATAAACCAAAAACCTTAAAGTAA
- a CDS encoding carbohydrate porin, whose product MKNTILKGCFLILIMFSQKSYAQIQITNKKFSFGTTGRIGAAYSPNADGRTGRQLNLNNQGSLGGRMDQGDYVDFLPAFHFTPVVGDSAKRTQIDMQARLSFYSGGTFLGNIDSKSNQGLIVALPEAFVEARNIMGSDWDVWVGSRWLRFDDVHIADYFYFDDHSATGWGVRHKNTRFSMFFPAAIDTAASNSTPYSYTNVISGAKNLIYRQREVFVLEHTIPFKNNEHKVKLLAEFHTVDKSGKHSVENYPSDHGWVLGAKLNSNLKTRLPGSFNQVSLRYGSGIANGGDAGNTQTWRTYGAPDEMTGTYKGAYSLTAVEHILLNLSNRWSLNAYAVYTQSKGGANSDNKAVDYYKREIFNKKTEFNTGIRATYYFNNWFHILSELHYAQRKDGNQDPSSMMKLVLAPTIVPTAERSVWARPHIRLIAEVSRYNDQAMNSLYSPFLQQSGAKRFGTYFGVRTEWWVF is encoded by the coding sequence ATGAAAAATACGATTTTAAAAGGCTGTTTTTTGATATTAATCATGTTCAGCCAGAAGAGTTATGCACAGATCCAGATTACCAATAAGAAATTTTCATTCGGGACAACAGGAAGGATCGGGGCTGCTTATTCGCCCAATGCAGACGGAAGAACGGGAAGACAGCTCAACCTTAATAATCAGGGATCTTTGGGTGGAAGAATGGATCAGGGAGATTATGTTGATTTTTTGCCTGCATTCCATTTTACACCGGTAGTTGGAGACAGTGCAAAAAGGACGCAGATTGATATGCAGGCGAGATTAAGTTTCTATTCCGGGGGAACATTCCTCGGAAATATAGACTCAAAGTCTAATCAGGGGCTGATTGTTGCCTTACCGGAAGCTTTTGTAGAAGCCAGAAATATCATGGGAAGCGATTGGGATGTTTGGGTGGGTTCCAGATGGTTGAGATTTGATGACGTTCATATTGCAGATTATTTTTATTTCGATGATCATTCGGCGACGGGTTGGGGAGTCAGACATAAAAACACAAGGTTTTCAATGTTTTTTCCTGCCGCCATTGATACAGCGGCAAGTAATTCAACGCCTTATTCGTATACAAATGTGATTAGTGGAGCAAAAAATCTTATTTACAGGCAAAGAGAGGTTTTTGTTCTGGAGCACACGATTCCGTTTAAAAATAATGAACATAAGGTCAAATTACTGGCAGAATTCCATACTGTTGACAAATCGGGAAAACATTCTGTTGAAAATTATCCTTCAGATCATGGGTGGGTTTTGGGTGCAAAATTAAATTCAAATTTAAAAACCAGGCTTCCGGGATCTTTTAATCAGGTTTCATTGCGATATGGCTCCGGAATTGCAAACGGTGGTGATGCCGGAAATACCCAAACATGGCGAACTTATGGGGCACCAGACGAGATGACAGGAACTTATAAAGGTGCATATTCATTAACGGCAGTTGAACATATTTTGTTGAATTTATCCAACAGATGGTCCTTGAATGCCTATGCAGTCTACACGCAAAGTAAAGGTGGCGCCAACAGTGATAATAAAGCCGTTGATTATTATAAAAGAGAAATTTTTAATAAAAAAACTGAATTTAATACAGGAATAAGGGCGACATATTATTTTAATAATTGGTTCCATATTCTTTCAGAACTGCATTACGCGCAAAGGAAAGATGGTAATCAGGATCCTTCTTCTATGATGAAATTGGTTCTCGCACCAACAATTGTCCCGACAGCAGAAAGGAGCGTGTGGGCAAGACCTCACATCAGGCTGATTGCAGAAGTTTCAAGGTATAATGATCAAGCGATGAACAGCCTGTATTCACCATTTTTACAACAGTCGGGAGCTAAAAGATTCGGGACTTATTTTGGAGTGCGAACGGAATGGTGGGTTTTTTAG
- a CDS encoding sugar phosphate isomerase/epimerase family protein has product MMNVKFGASLLSWITPVWSAEAGKYAIEKTAKAGFDLIEILLPSTMEFNAKEVKAQLKNNNLEAVCSLNLPKEAHIAFHPKVAESLMKEAIDKTSELETDFLGGVLHSGIGVFSENPLTEDEAEIIVEVWSNVADYAKEKGVNIGIEPINRYETYVCNTAKNVLDLISKTGKSNLFLHLDTFHMNIEENNFYDPVILAGNKLKHVHITESHRGMLGEGTINWDEFFGALKKINFEGNLVLENFSSSVSGMQQMVSLWQKSPYNAEELALGSLNFMKKYI; this is encoded by the coding sequence ATGATGAATGTAAAATTTGGAGCATCTCTTCTGTCGTGGATAACACCGGTTTGGAGTGCAGAAGCCGGGAAATATGCCATTGAAAAAACAGCAAAAGCAGGTTTTGATCTGATTGAAATTCTGCTTCCTTCGACCATGGAATTTAATGCTAAAGAAGTGAAAGCCCAGCTTAAAAATAATAACCTTGAAGCTGTTTGTTCTTTAAATCTTCCAAAAGAAGCCCATATTGCATTCCACCCGAAAGTAGCGGAAAGCCTTATGAAAGAGGCTATTGATAAAACTTCTGAGCTGGAAACAGACTTTTTAGGCGGAGTTCTTCATAGTGGAATCGGTGTTTTTTCGGAGAACCCTCTTACGGAAGATGAAGCGGAGATTATTGTTGAAGTTTGGAGTAATGTGGCGGATTATGCTAAGGAAAAAGGAGTAAATATTGGAATTGAACCCATCAACCGTTATGAAACCTATGTTTGTAATACCGCGAAAAATGTATTGGATTTAATTTCAAAAACAGGAAAAAGCAACTTATTTCTTCATCTGGATACTTTTCACATGAATATCGAAGAAAATAATTTTTATGATCCGGTAATTCTTGCGGGAAACAAACTGAAACATGTCCACATCACAGAATCTCACCGTGGAATGCTGGGAGAAGGAACCATAAACTGGGATGAATTTTTCGGTGCCCTGAAAAAAATCAACTTTGAAGGAAATCTTGTTTTGGAAAATTTTTCATCTTCTGTTTCCGGCATGCAGCAGATGGTTTCTCTATGGCAGAAATCGCCTTACAATGCGGAAGAACTGGCTTTAGGAAGCTTAAATTTTATGAAAAAATATATTTGA